agtgacattaatatcgatatcgttatcgttgcGTGTAGACCGGCCATTAGATCGATTTAGATTGTTTCCAAACTCAAGGTTTGTACAGGCAAGGATTTGAGTGTGTGCCAAAAGTGTCTATAGTAACCTTGACGAAACTGCGAATTGTTTATATTGATTCCTGTCACTTTCCGGTCCGTAGCGAGAcgaaaaagcaacacaaagcACACACATTTGTTCCAACAGCAGATTGTTCGATTGGTGAACAACTATTAAAAGATGGCACCACCGAGAATGAAGCTTCACAAGACGACGGGAAAGCTGAAGACCATCCCTAAACCCGGCACAAATCAACCTGCACGTACAGCGACCGACGACCCGTCGCCAACGAATCCAGCACAATCCGAGTCCGATCGTCAGTTTGAAATGGAACTTTACTGGTGCATTCAACAGCTAGAGTCGTCCCTCTGCCTGCCCCAAGTGCgtgaaaacagtaaaaaaggTAAAAGCCACAATCGCTTCCAGGGTATCGTTCCCATTATCTGATGTATCAACGTTTTATCCAACAGTGGAAGACACAACCAAACTACTCACTACGCTGAAGAGCGCCACGCAACCGATCATTCGCAAACGACAGATTATGCGTACCACCTTCGGTGACTACCgcagcaaaatggccgccgaGGAACAGTCGCTGTCCGTCGATCCGGAAAGTGTGCGGTTTGAGGagctgaaagaaaaaacgcGCTATCATTATCTTAAAAAGTCTGCCATTCTTAGTGGGGAGAAAAACTTCCGGTTCAACTTTACGGCCGACGGTGGTAACGACACTGGCGATGAAGTGCTGGAACAAGAAAGTAGCGCGCCACGGACAGCGATCGGTACGGTGAAAATTGCCCCGTCGGATAATTCTTTTCGCTTCAATTTTTCACCCAACAATGATTAGGGCAAGTTTCGTaggaataaaaacaaattaaaattgaaaaaatgaaaattatgcgATTAGAGACTGCAAGGGCCAATTAGTAATATATTTATCATTTAATCGGTTATTTTACTGTGTTTATCATTACAAGTCGGTGAAATGGTTGGCGCTACACTCCCGCATTCACCCGTTTGCCTATCAGCTGTTGAGATGTTTACTAGAACCGAGTGAATGGAACACCACGCCTGCGCGCTGTACTGCGATTTTGGAACATAAATCCAAATGGCAGTAAACGTTGGTGGCGGTCGTCGGTTTAAACAAAACGGAATTCGTTTATCCCCGCTATCCACATCGGTTCGAGTTCTAAGAATTTGTACCTTTCATTTTGGCTTCCTTTTCTGCAAAATTATCACATTCAAAAGTCAGTGGAATTTAGCCGTGCCACCCCCTCCCCGGGCAATGCTGTACCTTTCTTCTCTGCCTCGCGCCGAGCAGCCGCTTCCGCGCGGTGCTGCTTGATGATGGCCAACCGTGCCAGGTCAGCCTTCGCCTGAGCCGTTTTACCTTCCGCGTGCCGCTTCTGGTAGGCGGCGTGGGCCCGCTGCTTCTCGATCTGCTCCTTCTCGCGGCGCGTCAGTTGCGGACCGTCGTCCTCTTCCAGCTCCGTCACCTTTTTGTGTGCCTTCTTCGCCACACGGTTCGGGTTCTCGATCTGTATCACTCCTTCGGCCCCTTTCGCCTTTTCGTCGCCGGACTCATCTTCATCGGAATCGTCGCTCTCCgcttcgttttcttcgccgtcttCGTCCTCCTCACTCGATTCGCCCTCGCGCGTCTTCCGCCACTTTTTCTCCTCCTCGTCCTTTTTGCGCTGCGCCTCTAGCTCCTCGGGGTTCGTGAAGTTACGGTTGCGACCTTTGTGATTAACGTACTTTCCTACGGGACACAAGCAAGCAGCAAGTAAAAATATCTCCACACCATACAGCGACGGGGCGTTTCGAAAGGTATCGTTTCCCCCCCAACATTCGCCCGCCTTGCCTTCGTAGTCAACCCGAAAGCCATCGTAGTGCCGTACCTCGAGGCATGATTTCCGATCAGTCCTTCCGCTGGTCAAGATTATCTGCTGACCCTACGAATGAATATCACAGCACGCGTACGGTTAATAATAGTTTCTCGACTATCGGGCGACGAGACGATCAGCAGCACGGCCCGAAAGTATTTTTGCACAATCCAATGCTGGCGGATGCTTTTCGCACCAAACGTGTCCGCTGAGCCAaaacgaagcaacaaaaccgaGACAAGCTGTCAAAAGAGCCCACTGACAATGTGTTGGTGGGAAACAGCAACCAACAGGTTATGCACAAAGTATTTCTAGTTTTGCGGTGCCGTAGATTGATTTTTGTCGGAGAATGTTCATTAGCGAACATTTAAACTCAATGAACTACGCAATTTTGctattttgtttcacttttttcaaATAATGCGTCTTGtgtttttggcttttttaGAAGCCACACACCTCACCACATGCTGTATCAACCTTGGTACAGTTTAGAAGCGCAATCAATGTTTGACAGCTACACATTCTTTCCGCTGCTAGGATCTttgaacgcacgcacgggaaACGGCATTTTAGTTCATTGTCTGGCCAAAGCAAGTTTAACAGCAAGCACGTGCGAAAATTACAACCGAAAACCAGTATTGCATCGCAGCACAATGCAGATTGTAATAACGCACTTCAAGAACCCACACAGGTTCTGGTACAAACAGTTCGGTGGGGGACCGCAGCGGCGGGATAACAGGCAGTTTCAGGCGGACTTGGACGATTACTGTGCCAACCACTACTCTGAGCTGGTTGGAAAGACTAGCGCGCGTTACGAACCGGTGCTCGGAGAGGTAAGCTAAGGAACACTAGCCATTGGCTGCCAACAAACACTTTTGTTTCTCCCTTAAACGCGCACCAGATCGTAGCGGGTCTGGATCCGATCCAGGATAAATGGTTCCGATGCCGTGTAGATGGCATCAGTGACGACGGTAGCGGCGTGCCTCAGATGCGGCTGTGGGCAATCGATGAGGGAATGCCCACACGCTTAAATGCCGTCTATTTGATGGCGCTACCGGAGAAGTTTTCCTCGAAACCCACCACCGTGCGGTGTGGTGGCGTGAAGAACATTCTGCCGGCAACGCATGTAAGATAACAACCAGTGAGGAACGATCGACCACTTTTGGatttatttaccatttttcGCCAGCTGTTCGATGCACATGAAGATCGACTGAGCAAGGGGTTCTCCCCAACGTGGGATAAGTATGTGATTGGTGTCTTTAAGACATTTCTGGAAGGCGCACATCAAATACTCCTGGATAACATCGTAACTTACACGGTCGGCCGAGAGGAAGTGAGCTTTGGGGAGCTGTCTGTTGTTACTCCGAAGCGATCGACTGTGAGCGCGCATAGCGTTCTGCTGGAGATCGGATTGGCACTTCAGGCGGACCCAAAATCGTTTATGATATGTGAGCATCGCGTCCGTTCGTTTCAACTTTAGATCCTTCGAGGTTAACCCTGTACATCGATTCTTTTTCAGTTATGTCTGAACACCACGGATCCGAAAGTAGCTACTGTTCTTCGGAGGTCAACGAATCGATAGTACAACCGAGCGCTTCATTGAACGTGATCAAAACGGAGTcgttgggaaaacaaatgaatacTACTGGGAATGAAGTGAACGAGAACGATTTCGATGAATCGGCCAGTATGATTGGAACACtcaaacccaaaaacaagATACCATTCATTCCAGCCTCATGTGTAGCGCACTATCCGGAACCTGTGAAACAGAAGACCGCAGAGCGTAATCAGAAAGAACAGCAAACCCTACAAAAAGCTCATAACGCTGAGGAAGGTTGCGCGAATGATGGACTCCCCGTGAACTTTGATCCTTCACTTCTTTCCAATGGCTCCATAAAACTGAATGAACAACAACTGAATTTTATCAGTACAATTGGGTCCGCCAATAGCAACACGGTTGACCTAAACGCTTTACCAATTAGTACAATGATAGACACTGGACCGGTTCCTGAAGCAGTTAGTGACCCCGTAGGAAAACCAAAGAGTAAATTGAGGTCGAGGatggaaaacatgaaaaatatgaaaaagacgttacaaacgaacgaaagcaacgGTAAGCCACAGACGACCAATTCTACGGCGACTAACCCTCAGCAAACGCAACCGAATCAAAATGATCCACCGCCGACAGTCAGGCAAACGAAAGAAGTCGCCTCTGCACAAAATAAGCCAAAGAGCAATCAAAAGGCTGCAGCAACACCTACAGCGCAACAAACGGTTCCTAAAGCACATGACCAGCCCATCAACGTGCGCGTCGCTAAACCCAATAAAAGGTTTGAGAAAGTTGTCGATGAAGAGCAATGGTAAGCATTGTACTTTAGCCCGCACGTAACACGTAATAGAAAGGCGGCTTATTCCAACAAGTTACAGTTAGAGAATTACGATCATTTAATGGTATATGGTTTTACTGTACCACTAACGAACAATAAGTAATAATAAGCGAGTGATCGAGAGTTTGAAATGTTCTACTGTGaccgtcctttttttttttacattatcAGTGACGACGGACGGGAGTTTTCCTCGATGTTTGacgaaaacttttctttttctttcgaaaattTAAAACGATTTTCTAATTTGCTTGGAAAACAATGTCACACTTCTCTCAATGttttacagtatttttacTCCACTCTTTAAATTGTAGGCACTAGAAGTGAGCAAATGAACTTTGTATTTCTGAATTTTGGGTTCGTTAATAAATTCGACC
The nucleotide sequence above comes from Anopheles bellator chromosome 1, idAnoBellAS_SP24_06.2, whole genome shotgun sequence. Encoded proteins:
- the LOC131206287 gene encoding UPF0488 protein CG14286, whose protein sequence is MAPPRMKLHKTTGKLKTIPKPGTNQPARTATDDPSPTNPAQSESDRQFEMELYWCIQQLESSLCLPQVRENSKKVEDTTKLLTTLKSATQPIIRKRQIMRTTFGDYRSKMAAEEQSLSVDPESVRFEELKEKTRYHYLKKSAILSGEKNFRFNFTADGGNDTGDEVLEQESSAPRTAIGTVKIAPSDNSFRFNFSPNND
- the LOC131206289 gene encoding 28 kDa heat- and acid-stable phosphoprotein, with product MPRGKYVNHKGRNRNFTNPEELEAQRKKDEEEKKWRKTREGESSEEDEDGEENEAESDDSDEDESGDEKAKGAEGVIQIENPNRVAKKAHKKVTELEEDDGPQLTRREKEQIEKQRAHAAYQKRHAEGKTAQAKADLARLAIIKQHRAEAAARREAEKKEKEAKMKGTNS